The Primulina eburnea isolate SZY01 chromosome 8, ASM2296580v1, whole genome shotgun sequence genome contains a region encoding:
- the LOC140837844 gene encoding uncharacterized protein: MNKLEPSLEELVNMLVTFESTIKKEKPVLYVGSSSGTKTGPPGKGKKRSFQRTKKSEPLKRQTSSPVVAAAPVKAEKTVDICHHCKKPGHWRRNCREYLAQKGSAKGDGKK, encoded by the exons atgaacaagctcgagcccagccttgaagagttggtgaacatgcttgtgacctttgagtccacgatcaagaaggagaagccggttctttatgtgggctcttcatctggcacgaagaccggtccacctgggaagggaaagaagcgttctttccagcgtaccaagaagagcgagcccttgaagaggcagacttcgagtcccgttgtggcagccgcgccagtgaaggctgaaaagactgttgacatctgtcaccactgcaagaagcctggacattggaggcgtaactgcagggaatatcttgcgcagaagggttctgctaaag gtgatgggaagaagtag